A stretch of Perognathus longimembris pacificus isolate PPM17 chromosome 1, ASM2315922v1, whole genome shotgun sequence DNA encodes these proteins:
- the Bik gene encoding bcl-2-interacting killer, whose protein sequence is MSEARPVGSLFVRTLLYQQMPGPRPAAGLFPTPEPVGAEGWDPVDCLQGSNRVALWLVCIGDEMDRRLRRPRLAQLPGTAVHSLARTYSRMGVRGLLRCFLRGVTRLSAHIRAWRLPCPRLWAPADRAWGPVLPAVLPAVLLLLLRGALRRLLQ, encoded by the exons ATGTCGGAGGCCAGGCCGGTCGGCAGCCTCTTCGTCAGGACGCTCCTGTACCAGCAGATGCCCGGGCCGCGGCCGGCAGCGGGGCTTTTCCCCACCCCCGAGCCCGTGGGGGCCGAGGGCTGGGACCCCGTGGACTGTCTCCAGGGCAG CAACCGGGTAGCCCTGTGGCTGGTGTGCATTGGAGACGAAATGGACCGGCGTCTCCGAAGGCCTCGCCTGGCCCAGCTCCCGGGGACGGCTGTGCACAG CCTGGCGCGGACCTACAGCCGGATGGGCGTCCGGGGACTGCTCCGCTGCTTCCTCCGCGGGGTCACCCGCCTGAGCGCGCACATCAGGGCCTGGAGGCTCCCCTGCCCCCGCCTCTGG GCGCCCGCTGACCGGGCCTGGGGGCCGGTGCTGCCCGCGGTGCTGCCGgccgtgctgctgctgctgctccgcgGAGCCCTGCGCCGGCTGCTCCagtga